A genomic region of Thunnus albacares chromosome 4, fThuAlb1.1, whole genome shotgun sequence contains the following coding sequences:
- the LOC122980093 gene encoding green-sensitive opsin-like isoform X1, with protein MAWDGGIEPNGTEGKNFYIPMSNRTGIVRSPFEYPQYYLADPIMYKLLAFYMFFLICTGTPINGLTLLVTFQNKKLQQPLNYILVNLAVAGLIMCAFGFTITITSAINGYFILGATACAVEGFMATLGGEVALWSLVVLAIERYIVVCKPMGSFKFSGSHAAAGVVFTWIMAFACAAPPLFGWSRYLPEGMQCSCGPDYYTLAPGFNNESYVIYMFVVHFFVPVFLIFFTYGSLVLTVKAAAAQQQESESTQKAEREVTRMCILMVIGFLVAWTPYATFAGWIFLNKGAAFTALTAAIPAFFAKSSALYNPVIYVLMNKQFRNCMLSSIGMGGMVEDETSVSASKTEVSSVSQG; from the exons ATGGCTTGGGATGGAGGAATTGAGCCTAATGGCACAGAGGGAAAGAACTTCTACATCCCCATGTCCAACAGGACTGGGATTGTTAGAAGTCCTTTTGAATACCCACAGTACTATCTGGCAGATCCCATCATGTACAAGCTTCTAGCTTTCTACATGTTCTTCTTGATCTGCACTGGAACTCCCATCAACGGTCTGACATTGCTGGTCACGTTTCAGAACAAGAAGCTCCAGCAACCTCTCAACTACATCTTGGTCAACTTGGCTGTGGCTGGACTGATCATGTGCGCCTTCGGATTCACCATCACTATCACATCTGCTATTAATGGCTACTTTATTCTCGGAGCCACTGCCTGCGCTGTTGAGGGATTCATGGCCACACTTGGAG GTGAAGTTGCTCTCTGGTCTCTGGTAGTGTTGGCTATTGAGAGATACATTGTTGTCTGTAAACCCATGGGAAGCTTCAAGTTCTCTGGAAGTCACGCAGCAGCTGGAGTTGTTTTCACCTGGATCATGGCTTTTGCTTGTGCTGCTCCCCCACTGTTTGGCTGGTCAAG GTACCTTCCTGAGGGCATGCAGTGCTCCTGCGGACCAGACTACTACACTCTGGCCCCTGGCTTCAACAATGAATCATACGTCATTTACATGTTTGTCGTCCACTTCTTTGTTCCCGTCTTCCTGATCTTCTTCACTTATGGCAGCCTTGTGCTGACAGTCAAAGCT GCAGCAGCCCAGCAGCAGGAGTCAGAATCCACCCAGAAGGCCGAGAGGGAAGTGACACGTATGTGCATCTTGATGGTCATTGGCTTCCTGGTAGCTTGGACACCATATGCCACTTTCGCTGGCTGGATCTTCCTGAACAAGGGAGCTGCCTTCACTGCCCTGACCGCTGCAATCCCCGCCTTCTTTGCAAAGAGCTCAGCTCTGTATAATCCTGTCATCTATGTGCTGATGAACAAACAG TTCCGTAACTGCATGCTGAGCAGTATTGGAATGGGCGGCATGGTAGAGGATGAGACCTCAGTTTCTGCCAGCAAGACAGAAGTGTCCTCTGTGTCTCAAGGATAA